ctttctttttttttaaagagcacTTTAAACAGCTGGTACGTAAGTCTTCATGTTAGCAGCTATAGCTAGTTATTGTTTTtgttgcgtgagtgtgtgtgtgtgtgtgtgtgtgtgcacgtgcgtCTGAAGCCAGGGAGTACCTACGTGCGTGAGGCCCCCCCTCCCCAGATGAGCTCGCGCGTATACCCCCCCTCCCCCGTGCTCTTCTGAATCCCGCGCTCTGATTGGACGAGGCGCCTTGTTGACAGGGACGGTGCGGCCACGCCATTGGTCAGCTGCACGCAGCGTATGTGCCCTCGCGCTGCGGGCTGGGGCGTCAAGAGGCAGACCGGAACCGGAGACGGACGATAACGGTTCGAGGGGGGGAAAGAGTCCGCGCTCATATTGGTCGGGTTTACGCCGAGGGAAACTATTATGTGATGTTTTAAACACATTCTTTGAAaaggttgctttttattttttccacCCCTGGTGCTAAATTGGATAACAAAAAGAGGCGGGAAGGCAACACGTGGAGTGTTGTCGCGCGGCTAGCGGCAGCCATGGAAGAGCGCAAGGAGCCGAACGGCGGCCGGGACTCGACCGAGGACGAGAGCCTGTCGCCGAACCTGCCGTCCCCCGCCCCGGTCCTCCCGCACCAGGCCGCCCAGCAGACCCACAGAACCACCAACTTTTTCATCGACAACATCCTGCGGCCGGACTTCGGCTGCAGAAAGGAGGCGAGCTACAGCCGTGAGAGGGGCGGCCAGACGGCGGGCAGGGAGAACGTCAACCCGCTGCTGGCCGCGACGAGGCCGCACGCCGGCAGCCTCTGCCTGGACTCGAACTGCAGCAGCGACAGCGCCTCGTcgccgtcctcctcctcctcgtcgtcCTCCTCCTCGTCGTCGTCGCCCAAGCAGGCGAAGCAAGCCGAAGCGGCGAGCAACGGCTCGGGGGGAAGATACGCGGACAGCCCCGCCGCCATCGTGGTGGTCAACGGCGGCAATGGAGCGTCTCCGCCCGCCGCCAAGGACCCGATGCTGTGGCCCGCCTGGGTCTACTGCACGCGGTACTCGGACCGGCCCTCATCTGGTAAGGCGCTTACAGCTCCTAGTGAGATCACTCtctattattaaatattaataatcacacttttttttatactttaGTCAATTAAAAACTATCATGCTTTACGTCACAATAGACGTAAAATAACACACTGTATATtttagtaaataataaataatggatATTAAAGGGGCTTTTTGATGATTTATACATTGCATTCTTTTAGTCAATATTTGTTTTTGTGAAAACGTGACTATACACCCCAGATTATTGTTATTTTACATAAAcaataatattgatactgttgttgatgttattcatttttgtttggctacttttggattgttttgtgtcatgtttgtgtgtcctctcaattgttcTGTTGATTGCTGGGCcggatttggttttggaattgtattattatggtattgttgtgtattattttgttggattgattcattaaaaaaaataaaatacaattaacaaTAATCTTACATTATccatacaaaaaattaaaataaagcaaCCGGTGCtgcataaaaaatgtcaatttaATGTTACAATTTTAAAACTGACTAAAAACTGTAAGTTGgaaatattgttatttttaagAGAGTGAATATTGGTCGTTTGTGTAATAATTACGATATATTTCTGAAAGTGTGTTCCAATCTTAACAAATGACTATATCTAAAAACTATGTAAGATTGTTTTAAcgatatatttaataaaaaagggAATATTTGTTGCAGGATTGTCATTTGCATACGAATCATGAAACATTTCTGAAAGTATATTGCAGTTTTCACAAATGGCTATATAGGTTGTAAATATTGCTTTTTAAGGATATATAAGTTATGTTAAAGTTAGAGTGAAAATGTGTTGCATTATTGTCATTTACATATTAATGATGATATAAGTCTGAAAGGGTATATGTTACAATTTTAACAAATGACTATATCTAAAAACTTtgtaagttccatccatccattttttactgcttgtccctttcagggtcgcggggggtgctggagcctatctcagttgtaaattgtttttgttttttaaacgatACATCAAAATCAGAGTGATAATTGGTTATTATTGGTCATTTGCATATCAATTATGGTACATTTCTGAAAGGTGCTATGATTTTTTAAAATGGCTATAACgttgtaaatattgttttttatttaaacaaaacagaTATTCTTAGTTGCAttatactgtcatttattatattttgtattcCAACTATGGCTGAGCGTATTGTTACAGTTTATTGAAGTTTagcttgttttattttgaaggtatgggTTGTATTATATAAGGTCATTCGCATACTAATTGTGATATTTACTTAATAATAATCATTcccatattgctcatttgtaattatttttttaaatactactttttaaaaaatgcatttttatgatGAACAGGCTGCAATTAGGTGCATTTGCAGCGTGCTTCCCCCCAACATTAGTGCATCAATTTGGCAGTTT
This sequence is a window from Nerophis lumbriciformis linkage group LG23, RoL_Nlum_v2.1, whole genome shotgun sequence. Protein-coding genes within it:
- the LOC133622347 gene encoding homeobox protein engrailed-1-B-like, translating into MEERKEPNGGRDSTEDESLSPNLPSPAPVLPHQAAQQTHRTTNFFIDNILRPDFGCRKEASYSRERGGQTAGRENVNPLLAATRPHAGSLCLDSNCSSDSASSPSSSSSSSSSSSSSPKQAKQAEAASNGSGGRYADSPAAIVVVNGGNGASPPAAKDPMLWPAWVYCTRYSDRPSSGPRTRKLKKKKSSKEDKRPRTAFTAEQLQRLKAEFQANRYITEQRRQSLAQELNLNESQIKIWFQNKRAKIKKATGYKNGLALQLMAQGLYNHSTTTVQEDKEDSE